One window of the Salvia splendens isolate huo1 chromosome 1, SspV2, whole genome shotgun sequence genome contains the following:
- the LOC121742195 gene encoding uncharacterized protein LOC121742195: MPQRVLRQFGIVQPYIPIVDRFHGSDFTKQDRRGKAGRNWVQWHANHIQDWHNRHDTVYVDLEYSMVPVATDEYMDWFRRITVVYLTKPGVHSHEGFHETAASHHYAVETLHKIRHFLREQDMSGRPDLFTISRMVEDGLQICGEAETMDHRPSQRSELDLDMPVRQKAKRRGKKKVGGESSSSRMDTQLVDDSDDDFVAPPPPRSAVRGRHSVSHTGGTGEDFGLSDQQTPPRSSARDDIDLENVVVEDTPPSRIPKTSIGKGIRSLFMRKRRDE; this comes from the exons ATGCCACAGCGGGTGTTGCgacaatttgggattgtccaacctTATATCCCGATTGTCGACCGGTTCCACGGATCTGATTTTACGAAACAGGATCGACGTGGCAAAGCAGGTCGGAACTGGGTTCAGTGGCACGCCAATCATATACAAGATTGGCATAATAGGCACGACACGGTGTATGTTGATTTGGAGTACTCAATGGTGCCTGTTGCTACTGATGAGTACATGGACTGGTTTCGCCGGATAACCGTGGTGTACCTAACAAAACCTGGGGTGCATTCTCATGAGGGCTTCCATGAAACGGCGGCCTCTCATCACTACGCG gtggagacccTTCACAAAATACGCCACTTTCTTAGGGAGCAAGACATGTCAGGACGGCCGGATTTATTCACCATTTCGAGAATGGTTGAAGATGGCCTCCAGATATGTGGGGAAGCTGAGACGATGGACCACCGTCCTTCACAGCGCTCTGAGCTGGACCTTGACATGCCCGTGCGGCAAAAAGCGAAGCGGCGTGGAAAGAAGAAAGTTGGTGGAGAGTCGTCATcatcaaggatggatactcagttggttgATGATTCTGATGACGATTTTGtggctccacctccaccaagatctgccgTGCGGGGTCGTCACTCAGTCAGCCACACGGGTGGTACAGGAGAAGATTTCGGTCTCAGCGATCAACAAActccacctcggtcttctgCGAGAGACGAcattgatttagagaatgtcgtcgttgaagatactcctccgtctagaaTCCCTAAGACCAGCATCGGGAAGGGAATCCGTAGTCTGTTTATGCGTAAAAGGCGAGACGAGTGA